The following are encoded together in the Balaenoptera acutorostrata chromosome 9, mBalAcu1.1, whole genome shotgun sequence genome:
- the UCP3 gene encoding putative mitochondrial transporter UCP3: protein MVGLKPSEVPPTTAVKFLGAGTAACFADLLTFPLDTAKVRLQIQGENQVARSAQYRGVLGTILTMVRTEGPRSPYKGLVAGLQRQMSFASVRIGLYDSVKQFYTPKGSDHSSITTRILAGCTTGAMAVTCAQPTDVVKIRFQASVQAGPGSNRKYSGTMDAYRTIAREEGVRGLWKGTLPNITRNAIINCAEMVTYDVIKEKLLDYHLLTDNFPCHFISAFGAGFCATVVASPVDVVKTRYMNSPPGHYRSPFDCMLKMVTQEGPTAFYKGFTPSFLRLGAWNVVMFVTYEQLKRALMKVQMLRESPF from the exons ATGGTTGGACTGAAGCCTTCAGAGGTGCCTCCCACAACGGCTGTGAAGTTCCTGGGGGCGGGCACAGCGGCCTGCTTTGCTGACCTCCTCACCTTCCCACTGGACACGGCCAAGGTCCGCCTGCAG ATCCAGGGGGAGAACCAGGTGGCCCGGAGCGCACAGTACCGCGGGGTGCTGGGCACCATCCTGACCATGGTGCGCACCGAGGGCCCCCGCAGCCCCTACAAAGGGCTGGTCGCCGGCCTGCAGCGCCAGATGAGCTTCGCCTCCGTCCGCATCGGCCTCTACGACTCCGTCAAGCAGTTCTACACCCCCAAGGGATCGGACC ACTCCAGCATCACTACCCGGATTTTGGCGGGCTGCACCACCGGGGCCATGGCAGTGACCTGTGCCCAGCCCACGGATGTGGTGAAGATCCGATTTCAGGCCAGCGTGCAAGCTGGGCCCGGGAGCAATAGGAAGTACAGCGGGACAATGGATGCCTACAGGACCATCGCTAGGGAGGAAGGGGTTCGGGGCCTGTGGAAAG GAACTCTGCCCAACATCACGAGGAATGCCATCATCAACTGTGCTGAGATGGTGACCTACGACGTCATCAAGGAGAAGCTGCTAGACTACCACCTGCTCACCG ACAACTTCCCCTGCCACTTCATCTCTGCCTTTGGAGCTGGCTTCTGTGCCACAGTGGTGGCCTCCCCAGTGGATGTGGTGAAGACCCGGTATATGAACTCACCCCCAGGCCACTACCGCAGCCCCTTCGACTGTATGCTGAAGATGGtgacccaggagggccccacagcCTTCTATAAGGG ATTTACACCCTCCTTTTTGCGTCTGGGAGCCTGGAATGTGGTGATGTTCGTCACCTACGAGCAACTGAAACGGGCCTTGATGAAAGTCCAGATGCTACGGGAATCTCCGTTTTGA